Genomic segment of Poecile atricapillus isolate bPoeAtr1 chromosome 8, bPoeAtr1.hap1, whole genome shotgun sequence:
CCAACAATTGTCAGAGCTAGCATCGGCCCCCATAAGCATCAACCTGTTCAATAGTAAAAGACTAAATGAGAACAGGTTACAAGAGAAAACAACTGGGACTTAATAACCTGTGTAAATACATACGTTGTGTTGCAAATGAATCAGTGAAGCCCATGCCATTGTTTCCCATGCTGTGTCTCACCTGCAGGTATTGTACGGTGTACACATCCTGCCAGTGCTTTCATGGGAGATACCTTCCTCCATTAACCATTTTTTGATGGTGGGTGGGACCACCAGAAATTCTGCAAAGGAAGGTTATATTGAGACATTCTGGTAGAAGCTGTACTCTAGGGTTTCCAGATGGCAGTAGCATTAGTGAAGCCCCCTTGATTCACACCTGACCAGGtcttttaatgtaaaaaaaatgtattttcatcaaatacaatgttttgtttctttcttttttcacactGTTTTCAAGGTCACTGGAAGACATTTTAAATATAGAATTGATCTTAAATATAGGGAGTTATTgattatgttattttttttttcaattaagtATTTAGAAAGCCATTATTTAAGTTGTAAATAGAACAGTTTTCAAATATATGGTTAAGGCTAGGGTTTTAAATCTAAATATATGGTTAAGGCTAGGGTTTTAAATCTGTGTCCCACAGGCTATATGCTGGTGTGGTTGTTGAGGTGGGGGGAAAGGTATTGGGTGGTGGGTTTTCGAGAaggagtggtttgggttttttagccCAACAAAATAAAGGAAGTTTTCAGTTGAGTGTCTGTCTTGTTCTGCAGAGGAAACTTGCAGGATAATGTTTAGGGTTGTTATAGTCATTAGAGGTGAAGCACACAATAATGGCCAGCCTATGTTTGTACAATTGGAGGATATTTCTCATAATGAAGGAAGTCTCCAAGGTCAGCAGCTACAATACCCGGAGAAATTACATCACAAAGCCACAGCTGCACCAGCCTGCTCTCTTCCCCTGCTTCACCACccatcttttatttttgcacaCTATTTCTCAGCGAAAGTGTTGTTCACATCTCTTGCAAGAATACCATGGTCTTGACTTGGGCTTGTGTCTACTGTGTTACTTAGCTTTTAAACACATCCCACCCCACcttcaaaaaaagaaacttgaaattttttttaaaaagtttcatTAAAGTCTTCTTATATCCTGTACATTTCCAAACTCCATTTGTCTAGCTTCTGGTTTTGCAATGACAATTACATTGTGCTGTGataatggcagcagcagcacctggatcTAGTCTGGACCTGTGCATTTTAGTTACCTCCTGTCATGTGATGACAGTGGGCATGGCAGCTCACACCTCTGTGTTGAGCTGTATGTGAAGAAAAAGGCTCTGggatattttagaaaaatttgcATGAGAAAAGGTTAGATCTTAATTTTTACACTCCCTTTGTGTCTCCATTTACTATGGAAATTAATGTTACTGGTACATGAAACACCATTTAGAAACCTTGGATACAATCTGCTTCTttcttggcatttttcttttttatgtgtTTCTACACAGGATACTTTAGTGCAAGGAATCTCTTTTATAATCGagctttttttaaagcagtacTTTTCAGGAGTGTTTGCTTGGTTTAGCTGTTACCAAACCATTTACATTGATTGTTAATCTAAATTCAGTTCATCTTATAATGAAAAGGACAAAGACACTCCTAAGAAGCCTACCTgctaattttatttgttttccaacCTCCCGGTGAGGTTTTCTGTTGTTCCATCAACAGGACAGCAAAGTGAGAGGTTGCTCTACATACTTGCCATTGCTGTAGAACTTACTGTGTTTATACTCAAAACTGACTCAGTGCTGTTAAGTCAGCCAAGTCTTTCCCTGGCTTCAGGTTGTTCTGAATCAGTCTATAAACCTAAAATTCAAAGCAGCTtctaacaaagaaaacaaaacatttttccttcctaaCAGGACTTGTGTTGTGGTTTAAGCCTGTTCACATCTAATCATGTTCACCAGTGATTATTCCAAGCATCATATGTTAGTGTGAAATCACCTAGTATTCAATATTTCCTTCATTGCATTTGGTTCATCTACAATTATTGCATTTAAAAAGGGCGGTGGTGTTctgccatccctgctctctcACTCTGCAATTGGGAATGGTGGTTATGAAGGGTTGAAAACGTCATCCAGGTGATTAGGTAACCCCTGGTATTTAAGGAGGTGAGAATAAACACTGATCTTCTTTTAGGTGTAGACAGGTGTAAGATAGGTTGAATCGGACAAGTTGAAGGAGGATTTTTAAAGCTGAGAACATGTGTTTTGGAAGGTGTGTTAGATGTGTTGGTTATAAGTTGCTCATCCTTGCCCTCCTCTGCATTGTGGCCAAcactttactttattttcccAATGGCGAAACAAGATATGCTTCAGAGCATCACCTCAGCAAATACGTGGAGTGCCTTCATGGCATTCTAGGTGGAGGCTTTCTGGTAAGTAATAACCTAGTGTATTCTTTCAAGTTTGTTTTGGAGGTACTTGGTACTGCTCTTTCTCTACTGGTTACCTGAATTTATTCATCAAATATCTTGTCAACAGGTGTCTCTGGAGTTGTATAAAAAGGAGTTATATTATCCCATAGCTATTATTGCTTACTATTGATTATCTTAACTACAACATTATCTCActttaaagctgaaaaaatcATGGGGTCTAGGGCACAGAATCCAAATGCAAAAGTGAAACCAAGCCTCTCAGCAGGTCAGAGTTTGCATAAAGGGttaaatcttaaatttttgtTATATTATTGAACCACTCTCCTTTTAAATGCCCCTAATGCCTAAATGAGCATTTAGATACAATTCCTTAATTTCTATTATATGACATGCTGACAGGTAATTCTCTGCCTTAGCTGTTTATTCAGAGGAACTGAGTGGTAGTTGTcaaacctttgcttttgaataacagAATGCAAGGACTGAGTGTGTTCATTATAGGATGTCATTAATTTGAAGTTCttattttctaccttttcagTTTTGTGGACCACACTGGAGCATATTTAAGACCCCTAATTCCAGGCTTcctttttcatctgcttttagAAATTCTCTTAGAAATAGGTTACAGATCCCTTCTGGTTCTTAacactctgtgattctatgatctcAAGGTGTCTGCAAATGACAGGttgaaaaaaattgcatgcTAAGGTGCTTTGTGTTGTGAGAGGTGCTTACAGCTGTGTTACAGTCCCAATGGGACCTGGAGTGGGCTTTGCAAGGACTGGTCTTTACACACAGAGTAACACAAGTGAAATCAATGGAACTTCTCCTGCAGCACACTTGTGCAACCTCTTCTGGACTTGAAGCATTGGGGCTCAGCAACAGGTTTGAGTAAGGGCTGAGAAGTATACGTCTGTTCAACAGGATAATTCTTATTCTCGTTTCATGTTAAGTAAATCTGGGGCATTTGCAAATAACTCTCTAACCTTCTTTATGGTTTTTCAGAGTACTCTTGGGTGTAGAGTCTTTATAAGTGGACAGCATGAAGTGCTACTATTGCTGGTGGGAGGATCCTCTTTTCATCAGCTCTGTTCATTCTTGATTTTATGCTAAAAACCCTGGAGTATGGATGCTTTGTTTCTCATGGATAGCTTCTGCTTTgttatttgcatttctgttacTGGAAACTGGTTGTgaaatcttggaaaaaaatagatgtCTGTAACGAGATGTTTGTTTGAATTGTGCAAAATTTCAGTAGACTTTCTACTCCAGTCAGACTGGTTTGTCACACAGGCAATGATGATTGCTCTTAAATAGCAAGTATATTGGCAGTAGCTGTTTTTCAAAAATCTTTATTTGTAGTCCTCATTGGAATAAAGTTGACGCTTTCCCCTCACCCCCAAGAATTTTGTTTACAATTACAGACTGTAATGTGAACAGaaatttttaaagctgaaataCTTTAAATGTAGCAATACCCCAACAGTCTCTCTTTGTGCTTAAGTGCAATATTGCCACAAAGTGGCGATAGAAATATACCTGTCCCAGGGCTGGTGATGTCAGTGAGATGATAGCTAGATGCCTACTGTGTTAAATAAGAGTAAAGCTGAATTGCCTGTACAGTCTCACTGCCAAGAAGCAACATAAATGAATGCAATTTAAAGACTGTATTTTATCTGCCCTCTCTGTGCAACCAAAAGGAACAGTGTGGTTTGTTTGCTCCATACCCAGGTACTCATTCCAGCAGCAGTGTTCATTGGGCTTCACAATGATGACTGCTGTGAATGCTTTGGCCATGAGGGAGGTGGAAAGAGCTGTGCGGTAAGTGAGCCTGTTTATCCCAGTCCCAGGTAATCCCAAAGACAAGGTGATGACTGTGCTGAAAGTTCACATTTATGTCTGCTGTGCAGATACTGTCCTCAGTTCTGGCAGCCTTTGTTGGGATCCTTGGCTCTGGATACTG
This window contains:
- the TM4SF1 gene encoding transmembrane 4 L6 family member 1, coding for MCFGRCVRCVGYKLLILALLCIVANTLLYFPNGETRYASEHHLSKYVECLHGILGGGFLVLIPAAVFIGLHNDDCCECFGHEGGGKSCAILSSVLAAFVGILGSGYCIIISALGLSQGPYCFTHLERNWIYPFTDSSGGYLFEYNKWSECQEPQNIVQWNVTLFSILLVLGGIEFILCFIQIINGILGGLCGLCCSHEEAYVC